The Thermosynechococcus sp. genome has a segment encoding these proteins:
- the psbA gene encoding photosystem II q(b) protein: protein MTTVLQRREQLNLWEQFCSWVTSTNNRLYVGWFGVLMIPTLLAATICFVIAFIAAPPVDIDGIREPVAGSLLYGNNIITGAVVPSSNAIGLHFYPIWEAASLDEWLYNGGPYQLIIFHFLIGVFCYMGREWELSYRLGMRPWICVAYSAPVAAATAVFLIYPIGQGSFSDGMPLGISGTFNFMLVFQAEHNILMHPFHQLGVAGVFGGALFSAMHGSLVTSSLIRETTETESQNYGYKFGQEEETYNIVAAHGYFGRLIFQYASFNNSRALHFFLAAWPVIGIWFTALGISTMAFNLNGFNFNHSVVDAQGNVINTWADIINRANLGMEVMHERNAHNFPLDLASAESAPVAMIAPSING, encoded by the coding sequence ATGACGACTGTTTTACAACGTCGCGAGCAACTGAACCTGTGGGAGCAATTTTGTAGCTGGGTTACTAGCACCAACAACCGCCTCTATGTGGGCTGGTTTGGCGTGTTGATGATCCCCACGCTGCTCGCCGCAACCATCTGCTTTGTGATTGCTTTCATCGCTGCTCCCCCTGTGGACATCGATGGCATCCGTGAGCCTGTCGCCGGCTCTTTGCTCTATGGCAACAACATCATTACGGGTGCGGTTGTCCCCTCTAGCAACGCCATTGGCTTGCACTTCTACCCCATTTGGGAAGCAGCTTCCCTCGATGAGTGGCTCTACAACGGTGGCCCTTACCAGCTGATCATCTTCCACTTCTTGATCGGTGTCTTCTGCTACATGGGTCGGGAGTGGGAACTCAGCTACCGCCTCGGGATGCGGCCTTGGATCTGCGTCGCCTACTCCGCTCCTGTGGCTGCGGCTACCGCTGTGTTCTTGATTTACCCCATTGGTCAAGGCAGCTTCTCTGATGGGATGCCCCTCGGTATCTCCGGTACCTTCAACTTCATGCTTGTGTTCCAAGCCGAGCACAACATCCTCATGCACCCCTTCCACCAACTGGGTGTGGCCGGTGTCTTTGGTGGCGCTTTGTTCTCCGCCATGCACGGTTCTCTGGTGACCTCCAGCTTGATCCGGGAAACCACCGAAACCGAGTCTCAAAACTACGGTTACAAATTCGGTCAAGAGGAAGAAACCTACAACATCGTGGCTGCCCACGGTTACTTTGGCCGGTTGATCTTCCAATACGCCAGCTTCAACAACAGCCGTGCGCTGCACTTCTTCTTGGCCGCTTGGCCGGTCATCGGTATCTGGTTCACGGCACTGGGTATCAGCACGATGGCCTTCAACCTCAACGGTTTCAACTTCAACCACTCCGTTGTGGATGCCCAAGGCAACGTGATCAACACCTGGGCGGACATCATCAACCGTGCCAACCTGGGGATGGAAGTGATGCACGAGCGCAATGCTCACAACTTCCCCCTCGACTTGGCCAGCGCGGAGTCTGCCCCTGTGGCCATGATTGCTCCTAGCATCAACGGCTAA
- a CDS encoding chloride channel protein, whose protein sequence is MARASCPYPRLLLYALIIGLLGGCVATAFYLGLKLGFALLWGTDPSQVSIGTWAHLYPYIPLVTAFGGLLVGLSVKFCGAKGGLAEAIAELHHGGRLSYRFLPGMALASGLSLLFGSSAGPESPMIDINGGLGTWLAARLNLSPDSTRILTLCGMAAGMSVFFESPLGATLFVLELPHRRSLEFYEAILPALISAVAGFTLFRVITGTTIGGIYRFPTYDSLRPEDIGFAVLIGIIGAAVGTLFVFLDRQIERWLTPYRQYPLVLIVAVGFLIGLIALIHPITLFYGERQIEQVIQVVNRYSISILLSVAFFKLLALSLCLQGGFRGGVVFPLFFVGACVGMAVHQALPNTPLSVALAGMMAAITVVVTKTPLGLAVILTVISHTAVLPLITIATLSSYLLTLPIAWIPSQRSRQDPPDP, encoded by the coding sequence ATGGCAAGAGCCTCCTGCCCCTATCCCCGTTTGCTCCTGTATGCCCTCATCATTGGTCTTCTCGGCGGCTGTGTGGCCACGGCTTTTTATCTGGGTCTCAAGCTCGGGTTTGCGCTGTTGTGGGGGACTGATCCTAGCCAAGTGAGCATTGGCACTTGGGCACACCTTTATCCTTACATTCCGCTGGTTACGGCCTTTGGCGGCTTGCTGGTGGGTTTATCGGTCAAATTCTGTGGGGCAAAGGGGGGACTCGCGGAGGCGATCGCCGAGTTACACCATGGCGGTCGGTTAAGTTATCGCTTTCTACCCGGTATGGCGTTGGCTTCTGGCCTATCCTTGCTATTTGGCAGTAGTGCTGGCCCTGAAAGTCCAATGATTGACATCAATGGTGGCTTAGGCACTTGGTTGGCAGCTCGTTTGAATCTATCCCCAGATAGCACCCGCATTCTCACCCTCTGTGGGATGGCAGCGGGCATGAGCGTGTTTTTTGAGTCGCCCCTTGGCGCAACACTATTTGTTTTGGAACTCCCCCATCGCCGCAGTCTTGAGTTTTATGAGGCAATCCTGCCAGCCTTGATTTCTGCTGTTGCTGGGTTTACCCTTTTTCGGGTGATTACAGGCACAACCATTGGCGGCATTTACCGCTTCCCTACCTACGACAGCCTGCGGCCGGAGGATATTGGCTTTGCAGTGCTGATCGGCATCATTGGCGCAGCCGTGGGAACGCTCTTTGTCTTTTTAGATCGGCAGATTGAACGCTGGCTGACCCCCTATCGGCAATATCCTCTCGTCTTAATTGTGGCGGTGGGGTTTCTGATTGGCTTAATTGCTTTGATTCACCCGATCACGCTGTTCTACGGTGAGCGCCAAATTGAACAAGTCATCCAAGTGGTCAACCGCTACAGCATTAGCATTTTGCTGAGCGTCGCCTTCTTTAAGCTCCTTGCCCTGAGTCTCTGTCTGCAGGGGGGGTTCCGTGGGGGGGTAGTCTTTCCGCTATTTTTTGTAGGGGCTTGTGTGGGCATGGCTGTGCACCAAGCACTCCCGAATACGCCCTTGAGTGTGGCCTTGGCTGGCATGATGGCGGCAATCACGGTGGTGGTTACCAAAACGCCTTTGGGCCTGGCGGTAATTCTGACGGTGATTTCCCATACGGCAGTGCTCCCCCTGATTACGATCGCGACCCTAAGCAGTTATCTATTGACCCTGCCCATTGCTTGGATCCCCAGCCAGCGATCGCGCCAGGACCCCCCTGATCCCTGA
- a CDS encoding Gldg family protein: MKRFALGSPERWTTVLLWAAPVLIIAGLSAGTVTNRWNWLPLGLLTLGGIALLLWLIQQSRVSKGFWARRSTQTSTNAILTVIAVIALLGIVNFLADRYSVEIDLTENRAFTLAAETRDVLQNLKQPVQVLVFDANAASRDRLLLDQYRRQASNQFSFEFIDPQAQPALAKKYNVTREGQVIVVAGEKTQRIDEELSESNLTPALVRVTSDRPIHAYFTTGHNELPLTGGAASLSEVAKLLEQRDVRLLPLNLLEEGKIPQDANVIVVAGPRQPFLRLEQDLLKEYLNRGGSLLLMLDVDVNAGLDNLLKNWGLTLDNRWIIDGSGVGQQVGLGPDTIIVSTYGNHPITQRFAQGPSVFPQAQAIRVNPVKGDDIVEIALSGPQTWAETDWQSGNLEFTEGVDTKGPLPIGVAITRQLSNNPSKEARLVVFGDSKFATDGVIAYQGINSDLFVNSVLWLGDRDQKALSVRPRQTTNRRLQLNVTTSRWLEISSVFFLPLIGFGSAVFVWWRRR; this comes from the coding sequence ATGAAACGCTTTGCCCTAGGCTCACCCGAACGATGGACCACGGTATTGCTGTGGGCGGCGCCAGTTTTGATCATCGCTGGCTTGAGCGCCGGCACCGTCACCAACCGCTGGAATTGGTTGCCCCTGGGTCTTTTAACCTTGGGGGGGATCGCCCTACTCCTATGGCTGATCCAACAAAGTCGTGTCTCCAAAGGGTTTTGGGCACGGCGTTCCACCCAAACAAGTACCAATGCCATCCTTACCGTGATTGCGGTGATTGCCCTATTGGGCATCGTTAACTTTCTGGCCGATCGCTATAGTGTGGAGATTGATCTCACCGAAAACCGTGCGTTTACCTTAGCGGCGGAAACCCGTGATGTTCTGCAAAATCTAAAGCAGCCAGTGCAGGTATTGGTGTTTGATGCCAATGCCGCCAGTCGCGATCGCCTGCTGTTGGACCAATACCGCCGTCAGGCCAGCAACCAGTTTTCCTTTGAGTTCATTGACCCCCAAGCCCAACCGGCCCTCGCCAAAAAGTACAACGTCACCCGAGAGGGTCAAGTGATTGTCGTTGCCGGCGAGAAAACCCAGCGCATTGATGAAGAGCTTTCCGAAAGCAACCTCACCCCTGCCCTAGTTCGCGTCACCAGCGATCGCCCCATCCATGCCTATTTCACCACAGGACACAATGAACTACCACTCACCGGTGGAGCGGCCAGCCTCAGTGAAGTGGCCAAACTCCTCGAACAGCGGGATGTGAGACTCCTGCCCCTGAATTTACTGGAGGAGGGGAAAATTCCCCAGGATGCCAATGTCATTGTTGTCGCTGGACCTCGGCAGCCCTTTTTGCGCCTTGAGCAGGATCTTCTCAAGGAGTACCTCAATCGTGGTGGTAGCCTTTTGCTGATGCTTGATGTGGATGTCAACGCCGGTCTTGATAATTTACTGAAAAACTGGGGACTCACCCTCGATAATCGCTGGATCATTGATGGCTCTGGCGTGGGCCAGCAGGTGGGACTGGGGCCCGACACGATTATTGTCAGTACCTATGGCAATCACCCGATTACCCAGCGCTTTGCCCAAGGCCCCAGTGTCTTTCCCCAAGCGCAAGCCATTCGCGTTAATCCTGTCAAGGGTGATGATATTGTTGAAATTGCTCTCTCCGGTCCGCAAACTTGGGCAGAAACCGACTGGCAGTCCGGTAACCTTGAGTTCACTGAAGGCGTTGACACCAAAGGCCCCCTTCCCATTGGCGTGGCTATTACCCGTCAGTTGAGTAACAATCCATCGAAGGAAGCCCGTTTGGTTGTCTTTGGTGACTCAAAGTTTGCCACCGATGGCGTGATTGCCTATCAAGGGATTAATAGCGATCTCTTTGTCAATTCTGTACTCTGGTTGGGCGATCGCGACCAAAAGGCACTCTCGGTTCGTCCTCGCCAAACCACGAATCGCCGCCTTCAACTCAATGTCACCACCAGTCGTTGGTTAGAGATTAGCAGCGTGTTTTTCTTGCCCCTTATCGGGTTTGGTTCTGCCGTCTTTGTCTGGTGGCGGCGACGCTGA
- a CDS encoding ABC transporter permease produces MLSVSFHGLRVLLANILAIYRRELQSYFSAPFYYVIAGVFWLLSGLFFLVVMTTIISQVAQQDLLQQQFGAPRQAIDVPKLILESFLGLLGSISQVILPMLSMGLYTEERKLGTLELLATSPITNWCVATGKLLAVLTFYITLLVPVIAYQFVALRQSTPPLSPWLILAGNGGLILLAAAVLSLGMFLSSLTDSTILAAILGFAVLLILWVLDVLAKNTGGNLSDILTYLSPLEHFTNLTRGIFRTSSLFVFGSYVFLGIFLTAQSIDAFRYQRN; encoded by the coding sequence ATGCTTAGCGTTTCCTTCCACGGGCTGCGTGTCCTCCTGGCCAACATTCTTGCTATCTATCGCCGGGAACTCCAGAGTTACTTTAGTGCCCCCTTCTACTATGTGATTGCCGGGGTGTTCTGGCTCCTTAGCGGCCTGTTTTTCCTCGTTGTGATGACGACAATTATTAGCCAAGTGGCTCAGCAGGATTTGCTACAACAGCAGTTTGGCGCGCCGCGCCAAGCCATTGACGTGCCCAAGCTGATTCTTGAAAGCTTTCTCGGACTCCTGGGCTCCATTTCCCAAGTCATTTTGCCGATGCTCTCGATGGGACTCTACACCGAAGAGCGTAAACTCGGCACCCTTGAACTGCTAGCCACCTCACCGATTACGAACTGGTGTGTGGCAACAGGTAAACTCCTAGCGGTGCTCACCTTTTACATCACCCTGTTGGTGCCCGTTATCGCCTATCAGTTTGTAGCCCTGCGGCAGAGTACGCCCCCCCTCTCCCCTTGGCTGATTCTGGCCGGCAATGGTGGATTGATTCTCTTGGCGGCGGCGGTTCTGTCCCTTGGCATGTTTCTCTCGTCCTTGACCGATAGCACGATCTTGGCAGCCATTTTGGGGTTTGCTGTCTTGCTGATTCTTTGGGTGCTAGACGTCTTGGCCAAAAATACTGGTGGGAACCTCAGTGATATCCTCACCTATCTCTCACCCCTAGAGCACTTTACCAACTTGACCCGGGGAATTTTCCGCACCAGTAGCCTTTTTGTTTTTGGCAGTTACGTTTTCCTAGGCATTTTCCTCACAGCACAGTCCATTGATGCTTTTCGTTACCAGCGCAATTAG
- a CDS encoding ABC transporter ATP-binding protein — MIQVEHLTKVYGTNVALRDVSFSVASGEILGLLGPNGAGKTTTMRILAGYLPATSGTATIAGYEVHTDPMAVRQRIGYLPEHPPLYTEMTVVGYLHFVARIKGVSAGDRPQRVDYALKSCGLWDRRQTIIRKLSKGYRQRVGIAQAIVHDPPAIILDEPTVGLDPRQIIEVRNLIKNLAGQHTVILSTHILAEVSMTCDRAVIIHKGEVAGVGKLDELLQRLSGSYTYDLELAGDRAQIESLLQQLPALQQITWENRPRQGRQQLQVSSLSEIGADLASLLVQKGVQLFEMRRSRANLEEVFLKLTTDEPTAEPSDTTEETHA; from the coding sequence ATGATCCAGGTCGAACACCTGACCAAGGTTTACGGTACAAACGTAGCACTACGGGATGTCAGCTTTTCAGTCGCCAGTGGTGAAATTCTCGGTCTCCTCGGCCCCAATGGCGCCGGTAAAACCACCACAATGCGGATTTTGGCGGGGTATTTGCCGGCAACCAGTGGCACTGCAACCATTGCCGGCTATGAAGTCCACACAGATCCAATGGCGGTGCGACAACGCATTGGCTATCTGCCAGAACATCCGCCCCTCTATACAGAAATGACGGTGGTGGGCTATTTGCACTTTGTGGCTCGCATCAAGGGCGTCAGTGCGGGCGATCGCCCCCAGCGGGTGGACTATGCCCTCAAAAGCTGTGGCCTTTGGGATCGGCGACAGACCATTATTCGCAAACTCTCAAAGGGCTATCGGCAGCGGGTTGGCATTGCCCAGGCCATTGTTCACGATCCGCCAGCTATTATTCTGGATGAACCCACGGTGGGTCTCGATCCGCGTCAAATTATTGAGGTCCGCAACCTGATTAAAAACTTGGCGGGACAGCATACAGTGATTCTTTCCACCCATATTTTGGCAGAGGTAAGCATGACCTGCGATCGCGCCGTGATTATTCACAAGGGTGAAGTGGCCGGGGTAGGCAAGCTCGATGAACTGCTGCAGCGCCTCAGCGGTAGCTACACCTATGACCTTGAACTGGCGGGCGATCGCGCCCAAATTGAATCCCTCCTCCAACAGTTGCCTGCGCTGCAACAGATCACATGGGAAAATCGCCCTCGCCAGGGACGGCAGCAGCTTCAGGTCAGCAGTCTTTCAGAAATTGGCGCCGATCTCGCCAGTCTCCTTGTCCAAAAGGGGGTGCAACTCTTTGAAATGCGCCGCTCCCGTGCCAACCTAGAGGAGGTGTTCTTGAAGCTAACGACCGATGAACCCACCGCAGAACCCAGTGATACCACCGAAGAAACCCATGCTTAG
- a CDS encoding MBL fold metallo-hydrolase — protein sequence MERRQFLRLAQVGAIASLGGHWAAHAQGGGLSLQWFGHTCFLFTGSGQRVLVNPFRPLGCTKGLRPPRVTADIVMISSRLLDEGYIEGLPGRPKLLFQPGSYKVNGLSIQGIRTSHDRVGGFRFGVNVVWRWQQGGINLLHMGGMAMPITIEQRILMGQPDVMIVPVGGGNKAYTATEAKAAIKVLQPRLVIPCHYRTAATDPNNCDLTGLEEFLKVMEGTPVRRSGGATLSLSAANLPQNTTIQVLSI from the coding sequence ATGGAACGGCGGCAGTTTTTGCGTTTGGCTCAAGTTGGGGCGATCGCCAGCCTCGGCGGGCACTGGGCAGCCCATGCCCAAGGGGGTGGTCTCTCTCTCCAGTGGTTTGGCCACACCTGCTTTCTCTTTACCGGCAGTGGTCAGCGGGTCCTAGTCAATCCCTTCCGTCCCCTTGGTTGCACCAAAGGACTGCGGCCTCCGCGCGTCACCGCTGATATTGTCATGATTAGCAGTCGCCTCTTGGACGAGGGTTACATCGAAGGCTTACCCGGTCGGCCTAAACTGCTCTTTCAGCCAGGCTCCTATAAAGTCAATGGTTTGAGTATTCAGGGCATTCGTACCAGTCATGATCGCGTTGGTGGCTTCCGCTTTGGGGTCAACGTGGTTTGGCGCTGGCAGCAGGGGGGTATCAACCTCCTGCACATGGGCGGCATGGCGATGCCCATCACCATTGAACAACGCATTCTTATGGGCCAACCTGATGTCATGATTGTGCCAGTGGGAGGCGGTAACAAGGCCTATACAGCCACGGAGGCCAAGGCGGCCATTAAAGTGCTACAACCGCGTTTGGTCATTCCTTGCCACTATCGGACCGCGGCGACTGACCCCAATAATTGTGATCTCACGGGGTTAGAGGAGTTTTTGAAAGTCATGGAGGGAACCCCAGTTCGGCGCAGTGGGGGTGCCACCCTCAGTCTATCGGCAGCCAATTTACCGCAAAATACGACTATTCAAGTCCTCAGTATTTGA
- a CDS encoding aminodeoxychorismate/anthranilate synthase component II, protein MIIVIDNYDSFTYNLVQYLGELGREFPIASDLRVFRNDKITLDEIAALAPAGVVISPGPGRPADAGISEALIRSYAGQLPILGVCLGHQAIGEVFGGTVTLAPTLMHGKTSEIYHKGVGVFQDLPQPFTATRYHSLVIDRNSCPEVLEITAWTEDGLIMGVRHRQYPTLEGVQFHPESILTTCGKDLLRNFLRRLSSPSL, encoded by the coding sequence TTGATTATCGTTATTGATAACTACGACAGCTTCACCTACAACCTTGTCCAATACCTAGGGGAGCTAGGGCGGGAGTTCCCAATTGCTTCAGATCTGCGGGTCTTTCGCAACGACAAGATCACCCTCGACGAGATCGCTGCCCTTGCCCCGGCGGGGGTCGTGATTTCTCCCGGCCCGGGTCGCCCTGCGGATGCGGGGATTTCCGAAGCCTTGATCCGTAGCTATGCTGGACAACTGCCCATCTTGGGGGTTTGCTTAGGACATCAGGCCATTGGTGAGGTTTTTGGGGGTACGGTAACGCTGGCCCCCACCCTGATGCACGGCAAAACGTCGGAAATTTACCACAAGGGTGTGGGGGTATTTCAAGACTTGCCTCAACCCTTTACTGCAACTCGCTACCACAGCCTTGTGATTGATCGCAACAGTTGCCCCGAGGTATTGGAAATTACCGCTTGGACAGAGGATGGCCTGATTATGGGGGTGCGCCACCGCCAATATCCGACACTAGAAGGGGTGCAATTCCATCCCGAGAGCATTCTCACCACCTGCGGCAAAGACCTGCTACGGAACTTTTTGCGACGGCTGTCCAGTCCATCGTTGTGA
- a CDS encoding HAD family hydrolase, with protein sequence MVRLWCQGHCFRPIAAVIFDKDGTLADVAHYLRLVAIARAVKIGEHFPNLKEWLLQAFGVIGDHLDPTGLQAVGTRQENLIAAAALVASQGVPWIAALERASAAFAEADRQFTAKAELTPPLPGVIELVQRLHGLGCALAIISSDRTSEIAAFLDTYHLKPFFQLWRGADEPPPKPDPQVLLRVCDRLGVRPEQTAVIGDADSDGLMAQRGGAAASIGVTWGWHRPPALNYCDCILASPLEIKIMGDEN encoded by the coding sequence ATGGTGCGGCTATGGTGTCAGGGGCACTGTTTTCGCCCTATAGCAGCGGTGATCTTTGATAAAGATGGCACACTAGCCGATGTTGCCCATTACCTGAGGTTGGTGGCGATCGCCCGTGCTGTGAAAATTGGCGAACACTTTCCCAATCTCAAGGAGTGGCTACTTCAGGCCTTTGGGGTCATTGGTGATCACCTTGATCCAACGGGGTTGCAAGCCGTGGGAACACGGCAGGAGAACCTGATTGCTGCCGCCGCCTTGGTGGCGAGCCAGGGAGTTCCTTGGATTGCCGCCTTGGAACGGGCAAGCGCTGCTTTTGCTGAAGCAGACCGACAATTTACCGCCAAAGCAGAGTTAACTCCACCCCTACCGGGGGTTATTGAGCTTGTGCAGCGGCTCCATGGGCTAGGATGTGCACTGGCCATTATCTCTAGCGATCGCACCTCCGAGATCGCGGCTTTTTTAGACACCTATCACCTGAAGCCCTTTTTCCAACTCTGGCGGGGGGCAGATGAGCCACCCCCAAAGCCCGATCCGCAGGTCTTGCTAAGGGTGTGCGATCGCCTGGGGGTGCGGCCCGAACAAACCGCCGTCATTGGGGATGCCGACAGTGATGGCCTCATGGCACAGCGGGGGGGCGCAGCGGCCAGCATTGGGGTCACCTGGGGTTGGCACAGGCCACCAGCGTTGAATTACTGTGATTGCATCCTTGCCTCACCCTTGGAGATCAAGATAATGGGTGATGAGAACTGA
- a CDS encoding RibD family protein, whose protein sequence is MSQSASIPRPYTTAILASSLDGCLAHADAPGQRIASAYDFQHLEQQVAQVDAVLFGATTLRLGGTAMRLQSPHLIAEREHQGRSPQPLQIVCSARGELDLNLPFFRQPIPRALLTTEKGASRWQGATAFDYCWCAGGEEIDWPQAFAHLQASGVQTLAVLGGGQLFASLLQIAAIDELWLTLCPLLLGSAAPSLYPKESPFAGRLKLLNVLPVGNEVYLHYRLSYD, encoded by the coding sequence TTGAGCCAGTCCGCCTCAATTCCTCGCCCCTACACGACTGCAATTTTGGCCAGTAGTTTAGATGGCTGCCTTGCTCACGCCGATGCCCCAGGCCAGCGCATTGCCTCGGCCTATGACTTTCAGCACCTGGAACAGCAGGTGGCACAGGTGGATGCAGTCCTCTTTGGGGCAACAACCCTGCGTTTGGGGGGAACAGCGATGCGCCTTCAGTCTCCCCATTTAATTGCTGAGCGCGAACACCAAGGGCGATCGCCCCAACCCTTGCAAATTGTCTGCTCTGCTAGGGGTGAACTAGACCTCAATCTTCCCTTCTTTCGCCAGCCGATTCCCCGTGCTCTACTGACGACCGAGAAGGGCGCCAGCCGCTGGCAAGGAGCCACTGCCTTTGATTACTGTTGGTGCGCTGGGGGAGAGGAGATTGATTGGCCCCAGGCTTTTGCCCACCTTCAAGCCTCTGGTGTGCAAACCTTGGCCGTGTTGGGGGGCGGACAGCTTTTCGCTTCCCTGTTACAAATCGCTGCCATTGATGAATTGTGGTTGACCCTCTGCCCACTCCTCCTTGGATCGGCAGCCCCTAGCCTCTATCCAAAGGAGAGCCCCTTCGCCGGCAGGTTGAAGCTTCTTAATGTCTTGCCAGTGGGCAATGAGGTTTATCTCCACTATCGTCTTAGCTACGATTGA
- a CDS encoding DUF1830 domain-containing protein: protein MPQIFDPVPSDSCDRILCCYVNATSKIQVVRITNIANWYFERVVFPGQRLVFESPRAGQLEVHSSMMASAILSDTIPCSELLVQEGGDNFFPRDPASQQRLELLNETPAQPNEKVMIP from the coding sequence ATGCCGCAAATCTTTGATCCCGTCCCCAGCGATAGTTGCGATCGCATCCTCTGCTGTTATGTCAATGCCACTAGCAAAATTCAGGTGGTACGCATTACAAATATTGCCAACTGGTATTTCGAGCGGGTGGTTTTCCCGGGGCAACGACTGGTGTTTGAATCGCCGCGGGCAGGACAACTGGAAGTTCACAGCAGCATGATGGCAAGTGCCATTCTCTCGGATACGATCCCCTGTAGTGAGTTATTGGTGCAAGAGGGGGGAGATAATTTTTTCCCGCGTGATCCTGCCAGCCAGCAACGGCTAGAATTGCTCAATGAGACTCCTGCGCAACCGAATGAAAAAGTGATGATTCCTTGA
- a CDS encoding photosystem II high light acclimation radical SAM protein, with translation MSPRVLYVRLPCNPIFPIGVVYLADYIHKQLPSIEQRIFDLGTVPPLDFRRALAQVIDEFRPTHLVFSWRDIQIYAPVGGRGGNPLQHAFEVYYARNPLVKLRGAIGGLRVMSAYYGELWRNLNLIRLGLHHAKRHHPEVTTIVGGGAVSVFYEQLGSQLPKGTIVSVGEGETLLHKVLTNQPISGERCYIAGVERPRDRLIHEWPTPIEKTACNYDYIETIWPEFEYYLQGGDFYIGVQTKRGCPHNCCYCVYTVVEGKQVRINPAAEVVAEMRQLYDRGVRNFWFTDAQFIPARKFIPDAIALLRAILKAGMNDIHWAAYIRADNLTPELCELMVQTGMNYFEIGITSGSQELVRKMRMGYNLRTVLQNCRDLKAAGFNALVSVNYSFNVIDERPATIAQTIAYHRELERIFGADNVEPAIFFIGLQPHTHLEEYALERGILRPGYNPMSLMPWTAKKLLWNPEPMGSLFGEVCLAAWRLNPSDFGRTVMDLLEERFGRAPLEEALSAPLEERPLVHR, from the coding sequence ATGTCGCCGCGTGTCCTCTACGTCCGTCTCCCCTGCAATCCCATTTTTCCCATTGGTGTTGTCTATCTTGCAGACTATATCCATAAGCAATTACCAAGCATTGAGCAACGGATTTTTGATCTGGGAACGGTGCCGCCCCTCGATTTTCGGCGTGCCCTCGCCCAAGTCATTGATGAGTTTCGACCCACCCATCTGGTTTTTTCTTGGCGAGATATTCAAATCTATGCCCCAGTGGGCGGACGGGGGGGCAATCCCCTGCAACATGCCTTTGAGGTCTATTACGCTCGCAATCCTTTGGTGAAGCTGCGCGGAGCGATCGGGGGTCTGCGGGTGATGAGTGCCTACTATGGTGAACTCTGGCGCAACCTCAACTTAATCCGCTTGGGACTCCACCATGCCAAGCGTCACCATCCGGAAGTCACGACCATTGTCGGTGGTGGCGCGGTGAGCGTCTTCTATGAACAGTTGGGTTCTCAACTGCCCAAAGGCACCATTGTTTCCGTTGGCGAAGGGGAAACGCTGCTGCACAAAGTCCTAACGAACCAACCCATTTCCGGGGAGCGCTGCTACATTGCGGGTGTTGAGCGGCCCCGCGATCGCCTCATTCACGAATGGCCAACCCCCATCGAAAAAACCGCCTGCAACTACGACTACATTGAAACCATTTGGCCAGAATTCGAGTATTACCTTCAGGGGGGCGACTTTTATATTGGGGTGCAAACCAAGCGGGGCTGCCCCCACAACTGTTGCTATTGCGTCTATACCGTGGTTGAAGGCAAACAGGTGCGCATCAACCCTGCCGCGGAAGTGGTAGCAGAAATGCGCCAGCTCTACGATCGCGGTGTGCGCAACTTTTGGTTCACCGATGCCCAATTTATCCCCGCTCGCAAATTTATCCCCGATGCGATCGCCCTGCTGCGGGCAATCCTCAAAGCAGGCATGAATGATATTCACTGGGCAGCCTACATCCGCGCCGACAACCTCACCCCCGAGCTGTGTGAGCTCATGGTGCAAACGGGGATGAACTACTTTGAAATTGGCATTACCAGTGGCTCCCAAGAACTGGTGCGGAAAATGCGCATGGGCTACAACCTGCGAACGGTGCTGCAAAACTGCCGTGATTTGAAAGCTGCAGGGTTCAACGCCCTTGTCTCTGTGAATTATTCCTTCAATGTCATTGATGAGCGCCCCGCTACCATTGCCCAGACCATTGCCTACCACCGCGAACTGGAACGCATCTTTGGTGCAGACAACGTTGAGCCAGCCATTTTTTTCATTGGTCTGCAACCCCACACCCACCTTGAGGAATATGCCCTCGAGCGCGGCATTTTGCGTCCCGGCTACAACCCTATGAGCCTGATGCCGTGGACGGCCAAGAAACTGCTTTGGAACCCTGAACCCATGGGATCTCTCTTTGGGGAAGTGTGCCTCGCGGCTTGGCGCCTCAATCCCAGTGACTTTGGCCGCACCGTGATGGATCTGCTGGAGGAGCGCTTTGGCCGTGCCCCTTTGGAGGAGGCCCTATCTGCTCCTCTTGAGGAACGTCCTTTGGTACATCGTTAA